The proteins below are encoded in one region of Roseovarius bejariae:
- a CDS encoding YVTN family beta-propeller repeat protein, which translates to MKHALALAATLCATPALADEIWVSNEKDDTLSVIDIDTLEVTRTIEVGERPRGITFSQDHSVLYICASDSDAVQVMDPETGEILHDLPSGEDPEQFVLHPNDRHLYIANEDDAITTVVDTESHEVIAQIDVGIEPEGMAVSPDGKIAITTSETTNMAHWIDTETRELFANTLVDARPRHAEFVKGGSELWVSSEIGGTITVFDVETQTEKAKIDFDVKGVHPDRVQPVGFELSADEATAFVALGPSNHVAAVNPETYKVEEYILVGRRVWHMAFNADKSLLFTTNGISGDVTVIDVASREPVKTIKVGRFPWGAAYRP; encoded by the coding sequence ATGAAACACGCCCTTGCCCTTGCCGCCACGCTTTGCGCCACACCCGCGCTGGCCGATGAGATCTGGGTCAGCAACGAAAAGGACGACACCCTGTCGGTGATCGACATCGACACGCTTGAGGTCACCCGCACGATCGAGGTAGGCGAACGCCCGCGCGGCATCACCTTTTCCCAGGATCATTCGGTGCTTTATATCTGCGCCTCGGACAGTGACGCGGTGCAGGTGATGGACCCCGAAACCGGGGAGATCCTGCATGACCTGCCCTCGGGCGAGGACCCCGAACAATTCGTCCTGCACCCCAACGACCGGCACCTTTACATCGCCAACGAAGATGACGCGATCACCACCGTGGTCGATACCGAAAGCCACGAGGTGATCGCCCAGATCGATGTGGGCATCGAACCCGAGGGCATGGCCGTCAGCCCCGATGGCAAGATCGCCATCACCACGTCGGAAACCACCAACATGGCGCATTGGATCGACACCGAAACGCGCGAGCTTTTCGCCAATACGCTGGTCGATGCCCGCCCCCGCCACGCCGAATTCGTCAAGGGCGGCAGCGAGCTTTGGGTGAGTTCCGAAATCGGCGGCACGATCACCGTGTTCGACGTGGAAACCCAAACCGAGAAAGCCAAGATCGATTTCGACGTCAAGGGCGTGCACCCCGACCGGGTGCAGCCGGTGGGGTTCGAACTCTCCGCCGATGAGGCCACGGCCTTTGTCGCGCTCGGGCCGTCCAACCACGTCGCCGCCGTGAACCCCGAGACCTACAAGGTGGAGGAGTATATCCTTGTCGGGCGGCGTGTCTGGCACATGGCATTCAACGCCGACAAATCGCTTTTGTTCACCACCAACGGCATTTCCGGCGACGTCACAGTGATCGACGTGGCCAGCCGCGAGCCGGTCAAGACCATCAAGGTCGGGCGCTTCCCGTGGGGGGCGGCCTACCGCCCGTGA
- a CDS encoding ABC transporter ATP-binding protein yields MTGLYVQNLSYAYGAKQALRDVSFAIEPGQFCALLGPNGAGKSTLFSLLTRLFTTAQGRIEVAGHDMARSPRAALARMGVVFQQPTLDLDLTVQRNLSYFAALHGLSGKAAEARIAAALDRLNMAERAGERARDLNGGHRRRLEIARCLIHDPAVLLLDEPTVGLDAAARRAITDHVHDLSRDDGLTVLWATHLTDEISETDQVVILHQGEVLKDAPCHEITRGAGLQDVFLSLTGAPA; encoded by the coding sequence GTGACAGGGCTTTACGTCCAGAACCTCAGCTATGCCTACGGGGCCAAACAGGCCCTGCGGGATGTCAGTTTCGCGATCGAGCCGGGGCAGTTCTGCGCCCTGCTCGGGCCGAATGGTGCAGGAAAATCGACATTGTTTTCGCTTCTGACGCGGCTGTTCACCACGGCGCAAGGGCGCATCGAGGTGGCCGGGCATGACATGGCCCGCAGCCCCCGCGCGGCGCTGGCACGGATGGGGGTTGTGTTCCAGCAACCGACGCTTGACCTGGACCTGACGGTGCAGCGCAACCTGAGTTATTTCGCGGCGCTGCATGGGTTGTCGGGGAAGGCCGCCGAGGCGCGGATTGCCGCCGCGCTGGACCGCCTGAACATGGCCGAGCGCGCGGGCGAACGCGCCCGCGATTTAAACGGCGGCCACCGCCGCCGGCTGGAGATCGCTCGCTGCCTGATCCATGACCCGGCGGTCCTTCTGCTGGACGAACCCACCGTCGGGCTTGACGCCGCCGCCCGCCGCGCGATCACCGATCACGTGCATGACCTGTCACGCGACGATGGGCTGACGGTGCTATGGGCGACGCATTTGACAGACGAGATTTCCGAGACGGATCAAGTGGTTATCCTGCACCAAGGCGAGGTTCTGAAAGACGCGCCCTGCCATGAGATCACCCGGGGTGCAGGCCTTCAGGATGTGTTCCTGAGCCTCACCGGGGCGCCCGCATGA
- a CDS encoding ABC transporter permease — MIAALTALRAIVIREALRFVRQRSRFVAALVRPLVWLVVFAAGFRAALGLSITPPYQTYITYEIYIVPGLCGMILLFNGMQSSLSLVYDREMGSMRLLLTSPLPRWWLLICRLLASTVISVLQVYTFLIVAALYGIDFPAMGYLYALPALIVGGVMLGALGLALSSTIKQLENFAGVMNFVIFPMFFLSSALYPLWKMAESSALLRDICAANPFTHAVELIRFALYGEFNAAALGWTLLAGAVFIALALWGYDPARGMKRQKG; from the coding sequence ATGATTGCCGCGCTGACCGCCCTGCGGGCCATCGTGATCCGCGAGGCGCTGCGCTTTGTGCGGCAACGCTCGCGCTTTGTGGCGGCGCTGGTGCGGCCCTTGGTCTGGCTGGTGGTGTTCGCTGCGGGGTTCCGCGCCGCGCTTGGCTTGTCGATCACCCCGCCTTACCAGACCTATATCACCTACGAGATTTACATCGTGCCGGGGCTGTGCGGGATGATCCTGCTGTTCAATGGCATGCAAAGTTCGCTCAGCCTGGTTTACGACCGCGAGATGGGCTCGATGCGGCTTTTGCTGACAAGCCCCCTGCCCCGGTGGTGGCTCTTGATCTGTCGCCTGCTGGCCAGCACGGTGATTTCCGTCTTGCAGGTCTATACTTTCCTGATCGTGGCGGCACTCTATGGCATCGACTTTCCGGCGATGGGATACCTTTACGCCCTGCCCGCGCTGATCGTGGGCGGTGTGATGCTGGGCGCGCTAGGGCTTGCGCTGTCGTCCACCATCAAGCAGTTGGAGAATTTCGCAGGCGTGATGAACTTCGTGATCTTCCCGATGTTCTTCCTGTCTTCGGCGCTTTATCCGCTGTGGAAAATGGCCGAAAGCTCGGCGCTGTTGCGCGACATCTGCGCGGCCAATCCTTTTACCCATGCGGTCGAGCTCATCCGCTTTGCTTTGTATGGCGAGTTCAACGCCGCCGCCTTGGGCTGGACCCTGTTGGCGGGGGCGGTGTTCATCGCCCTTGCGCTTTGGGGCTACGACCCGGCGCGCGGCATGAAACGGCAGAAGGGCTGA
- a CDS encoding tetratricopeptide repeat protein, with protein MFRIATALLLASALPLAAETRTVEDEHGTLNPQDTGFGRVMSNIDKGVVDMPTCATGYYITKSGRHAAARQLFEACAAAGYTGAMTWMSQLDNNGLGGDYNPDRAADWDKRAADLGDPVGKFNYGLDLMRGHGVARDRDLGRAYVDAAAKDGLPIARRLQGADYDLDEVTPDADTWKYAPLF; from the coding sequence ATGTTCCGCATCGCAACTGCCCTTCTGCTGGCCAGCGCCCTGCCCCTTGCCGCCGAGACCCGCACCGTCGAGGACGAGCACGGCACACTGAACCCGCAGGATACCGGATTTGGCCGGGTCATGAGCAATATCGACAAGGGCGTGGTGGATATGCCGACCTGTGCGACAGGCTATTACATCACCAAATCGGGCCGACACGCCGCCGCACGGCAATTGTTCGAGGCCTGCGCCGCCGCCGGGTACACCGGCGCGATGACATGGATGAGCCAACTGGACAACAACGGGCTGGGCGGCGACTACAACCCCGACCGGGCGGCGGATTGGGACAAGCGCGCCGCCGACTTGGGTGACCCGGTGGGCAAGTTCAATTACGGACTGGACCTGATGCGCGGGCATGGCGTGGCGCGCGACAGGGACCTTGGGCGCGCCTATGTGGATGCCGCCGCCAAGGATGGCCTGCCCATCGCCCGGCGGTTGCAGGGCGCGGATTATGACCTTGATGAGGTCACCCCGGATGCCGACACCTGGAAATACGCGCCGCTGTTCTGA
- a CDS encoding c-type cytochrome, translating into MKHVIHALGLAVLATGTAPAMAETTFDQIKVEAGEKLYDAECRRCHAPDSEHDSYGPPLNNVIGRGAGTVEDYDYSVALEASGIVWTPAALRAWMEDNDGFMPGTKMRHVGIEDRTVQDFILAYLDSITTQDNSAISD; encoded by the coding sequence ATGAAACACGTCATTCACGCCCTGGGCCTTGCCGTTCTGGCAACCGGCACAGCCCCGGCCATGGCCGAAACCACCTTTGACCAGATCAAGGTCGAGGCCGGAGAGAAACTTTACGATGCCGAATGCCGCCGCTGCCATGCGCCGGATTCCGAGCACGACAGCTATGGCCCGCCGCTCAACAACGTGATCGGGCGCGGGGCCGGGACGGTGGAGGATTACGATTATTCCGTCGCGCTTGAAGCCTCGGGCATCGTCTGGACCCCGGCCGCCCTGCGCGCTTGGATGGAGGATAACGACGGCTTCATGCCCGGTACCAAGATGCGCCATGTGGGCATCGAGGATCGCACCGTTCAGGATTTCATCCTTGCCTATCTGGACAGCATCACCACACAGGACAATTCCGCGATATCCGACTAA
- a CDS encoding PQQ-dependent methanol/ethanol family dehydrogenase → MNRFIMATVAGVLATSTAHAEVSEEDLANDQTITSQIVTNGMGRHLQRYSPLDTLNKDNIDKLVPAWAFSLGGEKQRGQETQPLVYDGMMYITGSYSRLYAIDIETGKEVWQYDARLPEGILPCCDVVNRGAAIYGDKIYFGTLDARIVALDLKTGDVVWRDKIADYKAGYSYTAAPLIVDGLVVTGNSGGEFGIVGEVQARDAETGDMVWTRPVIEGHMGTLNGEESTMTGELNATWPGDMWKTGGGATWLGGSYDAETDTLVFGAGNPAPWNSHLRGAGEPSDDGMGDNLYAASRLGIDPKTGEIKWHFQTTPREGWDYDGVNEVVAYEDREGNKRFATADRNGFFYVLNREDGAFVSAAPFVKDITWAEGIDENGRPIYNEDNRPGNPADAADGKKGEVVFSAPGFLGGKNWMPMAYSQRTGNFYVPSNEWGMDIWNEPITYKKGAAYLGSGFTIKPIYEDHIGSLNAIDPDTGEWKWEYQNDAPLWSGVMTTAGGLVFFGTPEGEFIALDDETGEKLWSFQTGSGIVGQPVTWEQDGEQYVSVISGWGGAVPLWGGEVAKKVNYLNQGGMLWTFKLPKELASAN, encoded by the coding sequence ATGAACCGGTTCATCATGGCCACCGTGGCCGGGGTGCTGGCCACCAGCACCGCCCACGCGGAGGTAAGCGAAGAGGATCTGGCCAACGACCAGACCATCACGAGTCAGATCGTGACCAACGGCATGGGGCGTCACCTGCAACGCTACAGCCCGTTGGACACGCTCAACAAGGACAACATCGACAAACTGGTGCCCGCCTGGGCCTTCAGCCTTGGCGGCGAAAAGCAACGCGGGCAGGAAACCCAGCCTCTGGTCTACGACGGGATGATGTATATCACCGGCTCGTATTCGCGGCTGTATGCCATCGACATCGAGACCGGCAAGGAAGTCTGGCAATACGATGCCCGCCTGCCCGAAGGCATCCTGCCGTGCTGTGACGTGGTCAACCGTGGCGCGGCGATCTATGGCGACAAGATCTATTTCGGCACGCTGGATGCGCGCATCGTGGCGCTGGATCTGAAAACCGGCGACGTGGTCTGGCGCGACAAGATCGCCGATTACAAGGCGGGCTATTCCTATACCGCCGCACCGCTTATCGTCGATGGGCTTGTGGTCACCGGCAACTCGGGCGGTGAGTTCGGGATCGTCGGCGAAGTACAGGCGCGTGACGCCGAGACAGGCGACATGGTCTGGACCCGCCCGGTGATCGAAGGGCACATGGGCACGCTCAATGGCGAAGAAAGCACCATGACCGGCGAGTTGAACGCCACATGGCCGGGCGACATGTGGAAAACCGGCGGCGGCGCCACGTGGCTTGGCGGATCGTATGACGCCGAGACCGATACGCTGGTCTTTGGCGCGGGCAACCCGGCGCCTTGGAACAGCCACCTGCGCGGCGCGGGGGAACCCAGCGACGATGGCATGGGGGACAACCTGTATGCCGCCTCGCGTCTGGGGATCGACCCAAAGACCGGCGAGATCAAGTGGCACTTCCAGACCACCCCGCGCGAGGGTTGGGATTATGACGGTGTGAACGAGGTCGTGGCCTACGAGGACCGCGAAGGCAACAAGCGTTTCGCCACCGCCGACCGCAACGGGTTCTTCTACGTGCTGAACCGCGAGGACGGCGCTTTCGTCAGTGCCGCGCCCTTCGTGAAGGATATCACATGGGCCGAGGGCATCGATGAAAACGGTCGCCCGATCTATAACGAGGACAACCGCCCCGGCAACCCGGCGGATGCCGCCGACGGCAAGAAGGGCGAGGTGGTCTTTTCCGCCCCCGGTTTCCTTGGTGGCAAGAACTGGATGCCGATGGCCTATTCGCAGCGCACCGGCAATTTCTATGTGCCGTCCAACGAATGGGGCATGGATATCTGGAACGAGCCGATCACCTACAAGAAGGGCGCGGCCTACCTCGGATCGGGCTTTACCATCAAACCGATATACGAAGATCATATCGGCAGCCTCAACGCGATCGACCCCGACACCGGCGAATGGAAGTGGGAATACCAGAACGACGCGCCCTTGTGGTCGGGGGTGATGACCACCGCAGGCGGCCTGGTGTTCTTCGGCACGCCCGAGGGCGAGTTCATCGCGCTGGATGACGAAACGGGCGAGAAACTCTGGTCGTTCCAGACCGGCTCGGGCATCGTCGGCCAGCCGGTCACCTGGGAACAGGATGGTGAACAGTATGTCTCGGTCATCTCCGGCTGGGGCGGGGCTGTGCCGCTCTGGGGTGGCGAAGTGGCCAAGAAGGTGAACTACCTCAATCAGGGCGGGATGCTCTGGACCTTCAAATTGCCCAAGGAACTGGCCTCGGCCAACTGA
- a CDS encoding response regulator gives MLAQTQQGCDFQTVLIVDDHPLFCDALSMTLQTVVRIGDVHTADRLEKALELLAGGLRPDAVMLDLNLPDVDGLDGLIRLKAAANAPIIVVSSLADNRVVSQVIRAGAAGYVPKHSQRDVFRTAFDALRRGETFLPEGCILMEEDDTDDAVSRLATLTNQQARILQLICEGKLNKQIAYDLSIAETTVKAHVTAIMRKLGVQSRTQAVLIAKQASFANVLQEPG, from the coding sequence ATGCTTGCACAGACACAACAGGGGTGCGATTTCCAGACCGTCCTGATCGTCGACGACCACCCGTTGTTTTGCGATGCCCTGTCGATGACCCTGCAAACCGTGGTGCGCATCGGGGATGTTCACACCGCTGACCGGCTGGAAAAGGCGCTTGAGCTTCTGGCCGGGGGGCTGCGGCCCGATGCCGTCATGCTGGACCTGAACCTGCCCGATGTGGATGGGCTGGACGGGTTGATCCGGCTCAAGGCCGCCGCCAATGCGCCGATCATCGTGGTGTCGTCACTGGCCGACAACCGCGTGGTCAGTCAGGTGATCCGCGCGGGCGCCGCCGGGTATGTCCCGAAGCATAGCCAGCGGGATGTGTTCCGCACGGCCTTTGACGCGCTGCGCCGGGGCGAGACCTTCCTGCCCGAGGGCTGTATCCTGATGGAAGAGGACGACACCGACGATGCCGTCAGCCGCCTTGCCACGCTGACCAACCAACAGGCGCGCATCCTGCAACTGATTTGCGAGGGCAAGCTGAACAAGCAGATTGCCTATGACCTGTCGATCGCCGAAACCACCGTCAAGGCGCATGTCACCGCGATCATGCGCAAGCTGGGCGTGCAAAGCCGGACGCAGGCAGTGTTGATCGCCAAACAGGCCTCGTTCGCCAATGTCTTGCAAGAGCCGGGGTAA
- a CDS encoding FIST N-terminal domain-containing protein, giving the protein MDQAIGLSAGCTRAPGIVRTACVTYDTADPADELLRAIGPGDMALVILFVTSGADAARLIAEAATRFAPTPVVGCTTAGELTDAGYTEDHIVAMGLPASHFLAKTRLVPDLDHVNAQDLIDEMIRNRNAMMEEAPDWHHEFTFLMIDGLSTKEDSLTSELAVGLGPVPLFGGSAGDGERFEHTYVLYDGQALENAAILTQVRTRCPIKVFKSDHLVPASQRMVVTDADPARRIVREINAEPAAREYARILGKDPEQLTTFTFAAHPVVVQIGGQHHVRAIQQVADNGDLVFFSAIDEGLVLTLAEPRNMVEHLQEEMAALTRRATPDTILGCDCILRRMEAQEKQMTGALSNILASNRVVGFCTYGEQFNSIHVNQTLTGVAIYPPEDSAAHDPLAD; this is encoded by the coding sequence ATGGATCAGGCAATCGGCCTGAGTGCGGGTTGTACCCGCGCGCCGGGCATCGTCCGAACCGCTTGCGTTACCTATGACACCGCCGATCCGGCGGATGAATTGCTGCGGGCGATTGGCCCCGGTGACATGGCGCTTGTCATTCTCTTCGTCACCTCCGGCGCCGATGCCGCCCGCCTGATCGCCGAGGCCGCCACGCGGTTTGCCCCCACCCCGGTTGTCGGCTGCACCACCGCCGGGGAGCTGACCGACGCGGGCTATACCGAGGATCACATCGTCGCCATGGGCCTGCCCGCCTCGCATTTTCTGGCCAAAACGCGGCTGGTGCCCGATCTGGACCATGTGAACGCGCAGGACCTGATCGACGAGATGATCCGCAACCGCAACGCCATGATGGAGGAGGCGCCGGACTGGCACCACGAATTCACCTTCCTGATGATCGACGGGCTGTCGACGAAAGAGGATTCGCTGACCTCGGAACTGGCCGTGGGGCTGGGGCCGGTGCCGCTTTTCGGTGGCTCGGCGGGCGATGGCGAGCGGTTCGAACATACCTATGTGCTCTACGACGGTCAGGCGCTGGAGAATGCCGCGATCCTGACGCAGGTGCGCACGCGCTGCCCGATCAAGGTGTTCAAATCCGATCACCTCGTCCCCGCCTCGCAGCGCATGGTCGTGACCGACGCCGACCCGGCCCGCCGCATCGTGCGCGAGATCAACGCCGAACCGGCGGCGCGCGAATATGCCCGCATCCTCGGCAAGGACCCCGAGCAACTGACCACCTTCACCTTCGCGGCGCATCCCGTGGTGGTGCAGATCGGCGGGCAGCATCACGTGCGGGCCATTCAACAGGTGGCCGACAATGGCGATCTGGTGTTTTTCTCGGCCATCGACGAGGGGCTTGTCCTGACATTGGCCGAACCGCGCAACATGGTCGAACACCTGCAAGAAGAGATGGCGGCCCTGACCCGCAGGGCCACGCCCGATACCATCCTGGGCTGCGATTGCATCCTGCGCCGCATGGAGGCGCAGGAAAAACAGATGACCGGCGCGCTGTCGAATATTCTGGCGTCGAACCGCGTGGTGGGCTTTTGCACCTACGGGGAACAGTTCAACTCGATCCACGTCAACCAAACCCTGACCGGCGTGGCCATCTACCCGCCCGAGGACAGCGCCGCGCATGACCCCCTCGCTGATTGA
- a CDS encoding PAS-domain containing protein, producing MTPSLIDPNDPVERQNEKLLKIAESLMRRVEESTDASGAAYAQFQRAAMLEQEVRARTLELERALDLLNEPNARLAQANRETEAARSNLANAIETVQEGFALFNSDEELVMCNSRFGMHMPDIRSALVPGLTFTQYVELVSESQFLALPDSETPQQWAQKRMARHADEHVIFNARMIWNRWVQVSEHRTPDGGTVILQTDVTDIMRIERQERDRMLDDQARLIRATLEHIDQGLCIFDSKLRLVGWNKRASELLSQPAARFQMGAQFATLFNRFRADVTFNDEMSAADIEAWVSSDGNRPPLSFEIHRGRSHILSVFAQEMPDRGFVISFTDVTAERQAAQAIIESKEQLEQRVADRTEELARALKDAERANATKSRFVAAASHDLLQPLSAAKLYVSSLESTVEDDTARNVAHKAGSALGSVEHILEALLDISKLDSGQASVHVSAVPLGPMLMQFGDAFRPAAHAKGLDLRILPSAALVQSDATYLRRILQNLISNAIRYTDRGKVLVGVRRRGAHLVIEVHDTGPGIPEAARDTIFQEFQRLDAAASAAEGMGLGLAIVERACALLDHSLSLSSEEGRGSVFSVRVPLARAAGQAAPHPELPATGQSGDLHSLIALIIENEDNMRAALTMALETWGVQVLDCASEDEARTLLTEIGVSPDVIIADYQLDNGRMGTDAAQRLGVEFGSPPVCIISANRSVELSERCASEGFGLIHKPIDTNKLLHFLLNCTAHQDAAPSP from the coding sequence ATGACCCCCTCGCTGATTGACCCCAACGATCCCGTCGAGCGGCAGAACGAGAAGCTGCTCAAGATCGCCGAGTCGCTCATGCGGCGGGTCGAGGAATCCACCGATGCCTCGGGGGCCGCCTATGCCCAATTCCAACGCGCCGCCATGCTGGAACAGGAGGTGCGCGCGCGGACGCTTGAACTGGAACGCGCGCTTGACCTGCTGAACGAACCCAACGCCCGCCTTGCGCAGGCCAACCGCGAGACCGAGGCCGCGCGCTCGAACCTCGCCAATGCCATCGAAACCGTGCAGGAGGGGTTTGCCCTTTTCAATTCCGACGAGGAACTGGTCATGTGCAACAGCCGCTTCGGCATGCACATGCCCGATATCCGCAGCGCCCTCGTGCCCGGGCTGACCTTCACGCAATACGTTGAACTGGTCAGCGAGTCGCAATTCCTGGCGCTGCCCGACTCGGAAACCCCGCAACAATGGGCGCAAAAGCGCATGGCGCGCCATGCCGACGAGCATGTGATTTTCAACGCGCGCATGATCTGGAACCGCTGGGTGCAGGTCTCTGAACATCGCACCCCCGATGGCGGCACGGTGATCCTGCAAACCGATGTCACCGACATCATGCGCATCGAGCGGCAGGAACGCGACCGTATGCTCGACGATCAGGCCCGCCTGATCCGTGCCACGCTGGAACATATCGACCAGGGGCTTTGCATATTCGACAGCAAACTGCGGCTGGTGGGCTGGAACAAACGCGCCAGCGAACTTCTGTCGCAACCGGCCGCGCGCTTCCAGATGGGGGCACAGTTTGCCACGCTGTTCAACCGCTTCCGCGCCGATGTGACCTTCAACGACGAGATGAGCGCCGCAGACATCGAGGCCTGGGTAAGCAGCGACGGCAACCGCCCGCCGCTCAGTTTCGAAATTCACCGTGGGCGGTCGCACATCCTGTCGGTCTTCGCACAGGAGATGCCCGACCGGGGCTTCGTGATTTCCTTTACCGACGTCACCGCCGAGCGGCAGGCGGCACAGGCGATCATCGAGTCCAAGGAGCAACTCGAACAACGTGTTGCCGACCGGACCGAGGAACTGGCCCGCGCGCTCAAGGATGCCGAGCGCGCCAATGCCACCAAATCGCGTTTCGTCGCCGCCGCCAGCCACGATTTGCTGCAACCGCTTTCGGCGGCCAAGCTCTATGTTTCCTCACTGGAAAGCACCGTCGAGGACGATACCGCCCGCAACGTCGCCCACAAGGCCGGCAGCGCACTTGGCAGCGTCGAACATATCCTCGAAGCCCTGCTTGATATCTCCAAGCTGGATTCGGGGCAGGCCTCGGTGCATGTCTCGGCCGTTCCCCTTGGCCCGATGCTGATGCAGTTCGGCGATGCCTTTCGCCCGGCGGCACATGCCAAGGGGCTGGATTTGCGTATCCTGCCAAGCGCGGCCTTGGTGCAAAGCGATGCCACCTACCTGCGGCGCATCCTGCAAAACCTGATTTCGAACGCGATCCGCTATACCGACCGGGGCAAGGTTCTGGTCGGGGTGCGCCGCCGGGGCGCGCACCTTGTGATCGAGGTCCACGACACCGGCCCCGGCATCCCCGAGGCCGCGCGCGACACCATCTTTCAGGAGTTTCAGCGCCTCGATGCCGCCGCCAGCGCCGCCGAGGGCATGGGCCTTGGCCTTGCCATCGTCGAACGCGCCTGCGCCCTGCTGGATCATTCGCTGTCCCTGTCCTCCGAGGAAGGGCGCGGATCGGTGTTTTCGGTCCGGGTGCCACTGGCCCGTGCCGCCGGTCAGGCCGCCCCCCACCCCGAGCTTCCGGCCACGGGGCAAAGCGGTGACCTGCACAGCCTGATCGCCCTGATCATCGAAAACGAAGACAACATGCGCGCCGCCCTGACCATGGCGCTGGAAACATGGGGGGTGCAGGTTCTCGATTGTGCAAGCGAGGACGAGGCGCGCACACTCCTGACCGAGATCGGCGTCAGCCCGGATGTCATCATTGCCGACTACCAGTTGGACAATGGCCGCATGGGCACCGATGCGGCCCAACGTCTGGGGGTCGAATTCGGATCGCCCCCTGTCTGCATCATCTCGGCCAATCGCTCGGTCGAGTTGTCAGAACGTTGCGCAAGTGAAGGCTTCGGGCTTATCCACAAACCCATAGACACCAACAAGCTGTTGCACTTCCTTCTGAACTGTACGGCCCATCAGGACGCGGCCCCCTCCCCTTGA
- a CDS encoding LysR family transcriptional regulator yields MNLVQLSAFRAVMTSASLSEAARKLGRTQPAVSLAIRSLEDTLGMKLFERRGRQLVPVPEAQYLLVEAERVLDRLTTVSRTMQSLASGRAGSLRISAMPGPSSFLFPRFVADWLGEEGEFNVNITSRSSMQIEELVRTQSIDFGFCDAPSATGRDAQYETEKITAESYVALPRRHPLADTARITLGDLVGHPMGALQAGHTHREHIAERFQREGLPFEVSVESQTFSPLMHFVRTGRCLAIVGPLAVVSEEITRNLADEVVFRPLQDPLRYEYAILTPMLRPLSQVALSLKSAWREALMGHLEAIGSDPRIEERGAT; encoded by the coding sequence ATGAATCTCGTACAACTTTCAGCCTTTCGTGCGGTCATGACCTCGGCCTCGCTTTCCGAGGCCGCGCGCAAACTGGGCCGCACGCAACCCGCTGTGAGTCTTGCCATCCGTTCGCTGGAAGACACGCTTGGCATGAAACTGTTCGAGCGGCGCGGACGGCAGTTGGTGCCGGTGCCCGAGGCGCAATACCTGCTTGTCGAGGCCGAGAGGGTTCTGGACCGGCTGACCACCGTGTCGCGCACCATGCAAAGCCTGGCTTCTGGAAGGGCGGGCTCGCTGCGGATTTCGGCCATGCCCGGGCCGTCGTCTTTCCTGTTTCCGCGCTTCGTGGCCGATTGGCTGGGCGAGGAGGGGGAATTCAACGTCAATATAACGTCGCGCAGTTCGATGCAGATCGAGGAGTTGGTGCGCACGCAAAGCATCGATTTCGGATTTTGCGATGCGCCATCGGCCACGGGCCGCGATGCGCAATATGAAACGGAAAAGATTACCGCCGAGAGTTATGTCGCCCTGCCGCGGCGGCACCCGCTTGCAGATACGGCGCGTATCACGCTGGGCGATCTGGTCGGGCACCCCATGGGCGCGCTTCAGGCCGGGCATACGCACCGCGAACATATCGCCGAGCGGTTCCAGCGCGAGGGCCTGCCTTTCGAGGTCTCCGTCGAAAGCCAGACGTTTTCGCCCTTGATGCATTTCGTGCGCACCGGGCGGTGCCTTGCCATCGTCGGCCCCTTGGCGGTGGTTTCGGAAGAGATTACCCGCAACCTTGCCGACGAGGTGGTTTTCCGCCCCTTGCAGGACCCGCTGCGCTATGAATACGCGATCCTGACCCCGATGTTGCGCCCGCTGAGCCAAGTCGCCCTGTCGCTCAAATCGGCATGGCGCGAGGCGCTGATGGGGCATCTGGAGGCAATCGGTTCGGACCCCCGGATCGAAGAGCGCGGGGCAACATAA